From one Streptomyces sp. SCSIO 30461 genomic stretch:
- a CDS encoding DUF5926 family protein, whose product MAKKRPQTKAVKSQLTDGEIPVVGAREPCPCGSGRRYKACHGRAAAHAVTELVQRPFEGLPGECDWVALRELVPAATVELTLKGGLPDDVPSVTLATVLPMAWPALRRDSGAVLLALQNDTSSGDLSRDMAHTLQRALTAAPGTPIAGERVPADGPRLQDLLDLDAPFEPVVHSGFEFWIPDSAENANPEVAASLERANAAAIPTVKLSGVDAAYWCETPEKNHLRWVMPHPEEQLLDALARLHTAGTSSLGEGTRLVGSFRAHGLMVPVWDLPSGMGAEECEKPAAEFAERLTAALSADSPLTADERRARGGLTNRQVTLS is encoded by the coding sequence ATGGCCAAGAAGCGCCCCCAGACGAAGGCCGTCAAGTCACAGCTCACCGACGGCGAGATCCCGGTGGTCGGGGCCCGCGAGCCCTGCCCCTGCGGCTCGGGCCGTCGCTACAAGGCCTGCCACGGCCGCGCCGCCGCTCACGCGGTGACCGAACTGGTCCAGCGCCCCTTCGAAGGGCTTCCCGGCGAGTGCGACTGGGTCGCCCTGCGCGAGCTGGTCCCCGCCGCCACGGTCGAACTGACCCTGAAGGGCGGACTCCCCGACGACGTACCGTCCGTGACGCTCGCGACCGTGCTGCCGATGGCCTGGCCCGCGCTGCGCCGTGACTCCGGCGCCGTACTGCTTGCGCTGCAGAACGACACCTCGTCCGGCGATCTGAGCCGCGACATGGCTCACACACTCCAGCGTGCGCTCACGGCCGCGCCCGGCACCCCGATCGCGGGTGAGCGGGTGCCGGCGGACGGGCCTCGACTCCAGGACCTGCTCGACCTGGACGCGCCGTTCGAGCCCGTCGTGCACAGCGGCTTCGAGTTCTGGATCCCGGATTCCGCCGAGAATGCGAACCCGGAGGTCGCCGCTTCGCTGGAGCGTGCCAACGCCGCCGCCATCCCCACCGTCAAGCTGTCCGGCGTGGACGCGGCCTACTGGTGCGAGACGCCGGAGAAGAACCACCTGCGCTGGGTCATGCCGCACCCGGAGGAGCAGCTGCTCGACGCCCTCGCCCGACTGCACACGGCGGGCACCTCCAGCCTCGGTGAAGGCACCCGCCTGGTCGGCTCCTTCCGCGCGCACGGGCTGATGGTCCCGGTGTGGGACCTGCCGAGCGGAATGGGCGCGGAGGAGTGCGAGAAGCCGGCAGCCGAGTTCGCCGAGCGGCTCACGGCGGCGCTCTCCGCCGACTCACCGCTGACCGCCGACGAGCGACGGGCTCGCGGTGGACTCACCAACCGCCAGGTGACCCTCAGCTGA
- a CDS encoding site-specific integrase: MHSYDVRIWSVRKRSSKSAPYQLRWYVNGTEFPERFTTKTQAEARRAELLTAARRGEPFDTETGLPVSELRERNRTTWYDHARAHAARKWPTAAAKHRASIAESLTVTTMALCTEGKGRPADDLLRRALYQWGFNAGRHDQEPPEAEAKALAWVARNSPAVVDLDSAKRVRVVLEALAKRQDGKEAAANTFRRRRAVLSNCLRLAVEQELLPGNPLHRVHWETPKAVEELDVRSVATPAQARALLDAVRAQGPRGAYLVAFYACIYYAAMRPEEVSMLSADQCELPPDGWGRLMLAGARPQVGSAWTDDGKPYEVRQLKHRARRAVRPVPIPPVLVAILRAHLEAFGTTTGGQLFSAVRGGPVRSQEYGAVWKEARKKALTAAQVASPLAAIPYDLRHACVSFWLRSGVSLAETARRAGQSVAVLQRYYAKVLDGEEARMNELIDQGLAEQEDEAEEP; the protein is encoded by the coding sequence ATGCACAGCTACGACGTCCGTATTTGGAGCGTCCGGAAGCGTTCCAGCAAGTCAGCTCCATACCAACTCCGCTGGTACGTCAACGGGACGGAGTTCCCAGAGCGCTTCACCACGAAGACACAGGCTGAGGCTCGCCGCGCGGAATTGCTGACCGCGGCCCGCAGGGGCGAGCCATTCGACACCGAAACGGGCCTCCCCGTGTCGGAGCTCCGGGAGCGGAACCGTACGACTTGGTACGACCATGCCCGTGCTCACGCCGCGCGAAAGTGGCCGACAGCTGCCGCGAAGCACCGCGCGAGCATCGCCGAGAGCCTGACTGTCACCACGATGGCGCTGTGCACGGAAGGGAAGGGACGCCCTGCGGACGATCTCTTGCGCCGGGCGCTCTACCAGTGGGGATTCAATGCTGGACGCCATGACCAGGAGCCACCGGAAGCGGAGGCCAAGGCGTTGGCATGGGTGGCACGTAACTCGCCGGCGGTTGTCGACCTGGACAGCGCGAAGCGCGTGCGCGTGGTGCTGGAAGCCCTGGCCAAGCGCCAGGACGGCAAGGAAGCCGCAGCGAACACTTTTCGCCGTCGCCGAGCAGTGCTGAGTAACTGCCTACGGCTCGCCGTGGAACAGGAACTCTTGCCCGGCAACCCCCTGCACCGCGTGCACTGGGAGACCCCCAAAGCGGTGGAGGAGTTGGACGTACGCAGCGTCGCCACTCCGGCACAGGCGCGGGCGCTGCTGGACGCAGTCCGCGCGCAGGGGCCGCGCGGCGCCTACCTGGTCGCGTTCTACGCATGCATCTACTACGCCGCGATGCGGCCAGAGGAGGTCTCCATGTTGAGCGCGGATCAGTGCGAACTACCTCCAGACGGTTGGGGACGGCTCATGCTCGCTGGTGCACGACCGCAGGTGGGATCTGCCTGGACCGATGACGGCAAGCCATACGAAGTGCGGCAGCTCAAGCATCGTGCCCGCCGCGCGGTCCGACCGGTGCCCATCCCGCCGGTACTGGTGGCCATCCTTCGCGCCCACCTCGAAGCGTTCGGCACTACGACCGGGGGTCAGCTGTTCAGTGCCGTGCGTGGTGGGCCCGTCCGGTCGCAGGAGTACGGCGCGGTGTGGAAGGAGGCTCGCAAGAAGGCACTGACAGCCGCCCAGGTCGCCTCTCCCTTGGCCGCCATCCCGTACGACCTGCGCCACGCCTGTGTGTCGTTCTGGCTCCGTTCCGGGGTGAGCCTGGCCGAGACCGCGCGGCGAGCGGGTCAGAGCGTCGCCGTGCTTCAGCGCTACTACGCCAAGGTGCTGGACGGTGAGGAAGCGAGGATGAACGAGCTGATCGATCAAGGGTTGGCGGAGCAGGAAGACGAGGCCGAAGAGCCGTAG
- a CDS encoding trypsin-like peptidase domain-containing protein — MSTENEGTEGPAGQSAPSAPPVPPSVPPAAPDSAPYAGHPGLGGHTAHAPSTPAATDAPTQQVPPVSPTQQLPPVPPGPVAPAAAVPPMPPAAGHGSGGWPPPAAPWGAAAPGAPAPASRPRGLANGLLAAVIGAALIAGGVGGGIGYWAAEHGDGGGVSTTVSAGDAPADFKREPGTVAAVANKALPSVVTIEAKSGVAQGQPEGGTGTGFVYDREGHILTNNHVVASAADGGELSATFSDGKKYDAEVVGRAQGYDVAVLKLKNAPSGLTPLALGNSDRVAVGDSTIAIGAPFGLSNTVTTGIISAKNRPVASGDGSSGKNSYMSALQTDASINPGNSGGPLLDASGAVIGINSAIQSAGGSGLGQSQAGSIGLGFAIPINQAKNVAEQLIKTGQPVYPVIGATVNMSDENGAVIAAQGAGGSAAVTPDGPAAKAGLKAGDVITKFNGKAVDSGPTLISEIWNHKPGDTVTVTYKRDGKESTVDLTLGERKGDG; from the coding sequence GTGAGCACCGAGAACGAGGGCACCGAGGGCCCCGCGGGTCAGTCCGCCCCGTCCGCACCTCCTGTGCCCCCTTCTGTGCCGCCGGCCGCTCCCGACAGCGCGCCTTACGCGGGCCATCCCGGACTCGGCGGCCATACCGCCCATGCCCCCTCCACCCCTGCGGCCACGGACGCACCGACCCAGCAGGTCCCGCCCGTGTCCCCGACGCAGCAGCTGCCGCCCGTACCGCCCGGTCCGGTCGCACCGGCGGCGGCCGTCCCTCCGATGCCGCCCGCCGCCGGGCACGGCTCAGGAGGCTGGCCCCCGCCCGCCGCGCCCTGGGGTGCGGCGGCACCGGGCGCCCCCGCCCCCGCGTCCCGGCCGCGAGGCCTCGCCAACGGTCTGCTCGCGGCCGTGATCGGCGCCGCGCTCATCGCAGGTGGTGTGGGCGGCGGCATCGGCTACTGGGCGGCGGAACACGGCGACGGCGGCGGTGTCTCGACAACGGTCTCCGCGGGCGACGCCCCCGCCGACTTCAAGCGGGAGCCGGGCACGGTCGCCGCCGTGGCCAACAAGGCGCTGCCCAGCGTCGTCACCATCGAGGCCAAGTCCGGTGTCGCCCAGGGCCAGCCCGAGGGCGGCACAGGCACGGGCTTCGTATACGACAGGGAAGGCCACATTCTCACCAACAACCACGTGGTGGCATCGGCGGCAGACGGCGGTGAGCTGTCGGCGACCTTCTCCGACGGTAAGAAGTACGACGCCGAGGTCGTCGGCCGCGCCCAGGGTTATGACGTCGCCGTGCTGAAGCTGAAGAACGCCCCCTCCGGTCTCACCCCGCTGGCACTCGGGAATTCGGACCGGGTGGCCGTCGGTGACTCCACCATCGCGATCGGCGCGCCCTTCGGCCTGTCCAACACCGTCACCACCGGCATCATCAGCGCCAAGAACCGTCCGGTCGCATCGGGTGACGGCTCAAGCGGCAAGAACTCGTACATGAGCGCCCTCCAGACCGACGCATCGATCAACCCGGGTAACTCCGGGGGCCCGCTGCTCGACGCCAGCGGCGCGGTGATCGGTATCAACTCCGCGATCCAGTCGGCGGGTGGCAGCGGCCTCGGTCAGTCGCAGGCGGGGTCCATCGGCCTCGGCTTCGCCATCCCGATCAACCAGGCCAAGAACGTGGCCGAGCAGCTGATCAAGACCGGCCAGCCGGTCTACCCGGTGATCGGTGCCACGGTGAACATGAGTGACGAGAACGGTGCCGTGATCGCCGCCCAGGGCGCCGGCGGCTCAGCCGCGGTCACCCCCGACGGCCCGGCCGCCAAGGCAGGGCTCAAGGCGGGCGACGTGATCACCAAGTTCAACGGGAAGGCGGTCGACAGCGGGCCGACCCTGATCAGCGAGATCTGGAACCACAAGCCCGGCGACACGGTGACCGTCACCTACAAGCGCGACGGCAAGGAGTCCACGGTCGACCTCACGCTGGGCGAGCGCAAGGGCGACGGCTGA
- a CDS encoding bifunctional DNA primase/polymerase, with protein sequence MAHHPPRTLLSAALDAAARGWRVHPLRPGGKASALHGEPACPRTGPCDRGHVKWEQRATTDSDRIRRTWAAGAFNVGIATGPSDLIVIDLDVPKQSSAKSSSDAPCGAASFQALCERAGQPWPTTYAVRTPSGGMHLYFHSPAGVRLPSTAKTVAPNVDTRAWGGNIVAAGSTTPAGPYQVTEPAPAAQLPDWLLHLLQPVPTLAAIPASPAPLLVPGRATRRATVALERETARVRNALEGQRHHLLLTRTIAIGRFVDWGEITKEAVETAFGAAGEAAGLPPAECRATIRDALAYSARTCRARETA encoded by the coding sequence ATGGCCCATCACCCACCCCGTACGCTCCTGTCCGCGGCGCTGGACGCCGCGGCCCGGGGCTGGCGCGTCCACCCGCTCCGCCCCGGCGGTAAGGCATCCGCCCTGCACGGCGAACCCGCCTGCCCCCGTACCGGCCCGTGCGATCGGGGCCACGTGAAGTGGGAGCAGCGTGCCACCACCGACTCCGACCGTATCCGCCGGACATGGGCGGCGGGCGCGTTCAACGTCGGTATCGCCACCGGCCCCTCCGACCTGATCGTCATCGACCTGGACGTGCCCAAGCAGAGCAGCGCGAAGAGCAGTTCGGACGCGCCTTGCGGCGCGGCGTCCTTCCAAGCGCTCTGCGAGCGCGCCGGACAGCCTTGGCCAACTACGTACGCGGTGCGGACCCCGAGCGGCGGCATGCACCTGTACTTCCACTCCCCGGCCGGGGTGCGGCTGCCGTCCACAGCCAAGACCGTGGCGCCGAACGTCGACACCCGCGCGTGGGGCGGCAACATCGTCGCTGCGGGCAGCACCACTCCCGCCGGGCCGTACCAGGTGACCGAGCCCGCGCCCGCCGCACAGCTTCCCGACTGGCTGCTGCACCTCCTCCAGCCCGTACCCACCCTGGCTGCCATCCCCGCGTCGCCCGCTCCGCTGCTGGTCCCGGGCCGGGCCACCCGCCGCGCCACGGTGGCGCTGGAACGCGAGACCGCACGGGTCCGCAACGCCCTGGAAGGTCAGCGGCACCACCTCCTGCTCACCCGCACAATCGCCATCGGACGCTTCGTCGACTGGGGCGAGATCACCAAAGAAGCGGTAGAGACGGCATTTGGGGCGGCCGGGGAAGCAGCCGGACTGCCGCCAGCCGAGTGCCGCGCCACGATCAGGGACGCACTGGCCTACTCCGCCCGTACCTGCCGCGCCCGGGAGACGGCATGA
- a CDS encoding helix-turn-helix domain-containing protein produces MARPKMLKLPEVLEEIEMSRAAFYRMRARGKAPKLIKLPNGQIRCRRSDLDAWWDKHEIAA; encoded by the coding sequence ATGGCCCGACCCAAGATGCTCAAGCTCCCCGAAGTCCTCGAAGAGATCGAGATGAGCCGCGCTGCCTTCTATCGCATGCGCGCCCGCGGCAAGGCGCCCAAGCTCATCAAGCTGCCGAACGGGCAGATCCGCTGCCGTCGCAGCGACTTGGACGCGTGGTGGGACAAGCACGAGATCGCCGCCTGA
- a CDS encoding glycerophosphodiester phosphodiesterase encodes MTQLPIQVVAHRGASEDAPEHTLAAYVKAIEDGSDALECDVRLTADGHLVCVHDRRVNRTSNGRGAVSALELAELAALDFGSWKDSEESPDWGDREFTSVLTLERLLELVADAGRPIQLAIETKHPTRWRGQVEERLLHLLKRFGLDGPVGYEESPVRVMSFSARSLHRIAAAAPQIPTVSLMQFLPLRAREARLPAGARIAGPGIRLVRNHPSYVERLHAAGHQVHVWTVNEPEDVEFCVELGVEAIITNRPKQVLEQLGRG; translated from the coding sequence GTGACACAACTCCCGATCCAGGTCGTCGCTCATCGAGGCGCCTCCGAGGACGCTCCGGAACACACCCTGGCCGCCTATGTGAAGGCGATAGAGGATGGGTCCGACGCCCTCGAGTGCGATGTGCGTCTCACCGCCGACGGTCATCTCGTCTGTGTGCACGACCGCCGCGTCAACCGTACGTCGAACGGCCGCGGCGCGGTCTCCGCCCTGGAGCTGGCCGAGCTGGCCGCCCTCGACTTCGGTTCCTGGAAGGACAGCGAGGAGAGCCCTGACTGGGGTGATCGGGAGTTCACCTCGGTCCTGACCCTGGAGCGCCTGCTGGAGCTGGTCGCCGATGCCGGGCGGCCCATCCAGCTGGCCATCGAGACCAAGCACCCCACCCGCTGGCGCGGTCAGGTGGAGGAACGGCTGCTCCACCTGCTGAAGCGGTTCGGCCTGGACGGTCCGGTCGGGTACGAGGAGTCCCCGGTCCGGGTCATGAGCTTCTCGGCGCGTTCGCTGCACCGGATCGCTGCTGCGGCACCACAGATCCCCACGGTGTCACTGATGCAGTTCCTGCCGCTGCGGGCACGCGAGGCGCGACTGCCGGCCGGTGCGCGGATCGCGGGACCCGGCATCCGTCTCGTACGCAATCACCCCTCCTATGTCGAGCGGTTGCACGCGGCCGGTCACCAGGTGCACGTCTGGACGGTCAACGAGCCCGAGGACGTCGAATTCTGCGTCGAGCTCGGTGTCGAGGCGATCATCACCAACCGCCCGAAGCAGGTCCTGGAGCAGCTGGGGCGCGGCTGA
- a CDS encoding DUF3631 domain-containing protein — MTSTDQTTIGGAALLDEVEAFHRRFNVFPTEHAYVAVTLWDAHAHLIDALDGTARIAFLSPEPGSGKSRALEIIETLTPRSATTVNASANALFRLVAADAGTPTLLFDEIDTVFGPKAGGNEEVRGFLNSGYRRGAKSLRCVGEGSEQKAGWFDSFCAVAMAGLGSLPDTILTRSVIIRMRKKAPNEKCEPYRRRVHEKQGNALRDRLAEWTDTIHDQIAEAWPQMPDGITDRPADVWEPLLAVADAAGGHWPERARAACVALIKAASEGDQASLGVKLLTDLRDRVFCGVDRMPTAAILEVLLQLDDAPWSDLSEDGQSSKPLTARALSKLLSQYVRPDNTTIKPRGIRVGSTTPKGYYAEDLSDAWTRYCPPPPGESATPATPATPQVNGGESVAETPSESRHMSAGPDTRQLRIVG, encoded by the coding sequence ATGACCAGTACCGACCAGACCACCATTGGCGGCGCCGCACTGCTCGATGAGGTCGAAGCGTTCCACCGCCGCTTCAACGTCTTCCCCACCGAACACGCCTACGTCGCCGTCACCCTGTGGGACGCACACGCCCACCTGATCGACGCACTCGACGGCACCGCACGCATCGCCTTCCTGAGCCCTGAACCCGGGTCGGGGAAGTCACGCGCGCTGGAGATCATCGAGACACTCACCCCGCGCTCCGCGACCACCGTCAACGCCTCCGCGAACGCACTGTTCCGGCTGGTGGCGGCCGATGCGGGAACGCCGACGCTGCTGTTCGATGAGATCGACACCGTCTTCGGCCCCAAAGCCGGGGGGAACGAAGAAGTCCGCGGGTTCCTCAACTCCGGCTACCGGCGCGGCGCGAAATCCCTGCGTTGCGTCGGAGAGGGCTCCGAGCAGAAAGCGGGATGGTTCGACTCGTTCTGCGCGGTCGCCATGGCCGGACTCGGTTCTCTGCCCGACACCATCCTGACCAGGTCCGTCATCATCCGCATGCGCAAGAAGGCCCCGAACGAGAAGTGCGAGCCCTACCGACGCCGCGTCCACGAGAAGCAGGGAAACGCCCTGCGAGACAGACTCGCGGAGTGGACCGACACCATCCATGACCAGATCGCGGAAGCGTGGCCGCAGATGCCTGACGGCATCACCGATCGGCCCGCAGACGTGTGGGAACCGCTGCTCGCCGTCGCGGACGCGGCCGGTGGTCACTGGCCCGAGCGGGCCCGCGCCGCATGCGTTGCCCTCATCAAGGCCGCATCCGAAGGCGACCAAGCCTCCCTCGGCGTCAAGCTGCTCACCGATCTGCGGGACCGCGTGTTCTGTGGCGTCGACCGGATGCCCACAGCCGCCATCCTGGAAGTCCTCCTTCAGCTCGATGACGCCCCCTGGTCCGATCTGAGCGAGGACGGGCAGAGCAGCAAGCCGCTCACCGCACGGGCTCTGTCCAAGCTCCTGAGCCAGTACGTGCGCCCCGACAACACCACGATCAAGCCCCGCGGAATCCGGGTCGGCAGCACCACCCCGAAGGGCTACTACGCGGAAGACCTCAGCGACGCCTGGACCCGCTATTGCCCCCCGCCCCCCGGAGAATCCGCAACACCCGCAACACCCGCAACACCGCAGGTCAACGGGGGTGAATCTGTGGCGGAAACCCCTTCCGAGAGCCGCCACATGTCCGCGGGTCCCGACACACGCCAACTCCGGATCGTCGGCTGA
- the ssb gene encoding single-stranded DNA-binding protein: MSFGETPITIIGNLTADPEIKFLESGQALARFTVASTPRTFDRETNQWKDGSSTFFRCSAWRALAEHVAESLTKGSRVVLSGRIRQHDWQTPEGENRSMLAVEVDEIGASLRFTTVTINGKRGNGAAPTGDPWNTAGNPATDNKPPF; the protein is encoded by the coding sequence ATGTCGTTCGGAGAGACCCCGATCACCATCATCGGCAACCTGACCGCCGACCCCGAGATCAAGTTCCTCGAATCCGGCCAGGCCCTGGCCCGCTTCACCGTCGCCTCCACCCCGCGCACCTTCGACCGCGAGACGAACCAGTGGAAGGACGGCAGCTCCACGTTCTTCCGCTGCTCCGCCTGGCGCGCCTTGGCCGAGCATGTCGCCGAGTCCCTCACCAAGGGCTCCCGCGTCGTGCTGTCCGGGCGGATCCGCCAGCACGACTGGCAGACCCCCGAGGGCGAGAACCGCTCGATGCTCGCCGTCGAAGTGGACGAGATCGGCGCGTCCTTGCGCTTCACCACCGTGACCATCAACGGCAAGCGCGGCAACGGCGCCGCCCCGACCGGCGACCCGTGGAACACCGCAGGCAACCCCGCCACGGACAACAAGCCGCCGTTCTAG
- a CDS encoding helix-turn-helix transcriptional regulator, with amino-acid sequence MAARCGLAHSTLSKAAAGSRVPTWPVTEAFISSLNALSTAEAKEDLDTWFESWTRAKQREESEPAAPSRRRRANPPRPYEPAYRALAANPHTAGTAEAFILQLRMLQAWSGLSFVQLSRRAAKGTLPTSTISDTLRRKKLPKWSFVEAFVSACGGSGTDTAAWGRAWELVKAQELLGDAPALSDGARRAEQGLNAEEATGQVAQTLDHLRHGASIPKQPTWLRKAVEEETTSTK; translated from the coding sequence ATGGCTGCTCGATGCGGCCTGGCGCACTCGACCCTGTCCAAGGCTGCCGCCGGCAGCCGCGTACCGACCTGGCCGGTGACCGAGGCCTTCATATCCAGCCTCAACGCCCTGTCCACCGCCGAGGCCAAGGAGGACCTCGACACATGGTTCGAGAGTTGGACCAGAGCGAAGCAACGGGAGGAATCCGAGCCCGCCGCCCCCTCGCGGCGCCGACGAGCGAACCCCCCGCGGCCGTATGAGCCTGCATACAGGGCGCTCGCTGCGAACCCGCACACGGCCGGAACGGCTGAAGCCTTCATCCTGCAGCTGAGGATGCTTCAAGCCTGGTCCGGACTCTCCTTCGTGCAACTGTCGCGCCGAGCGGCCAAGGGCACCCTGCCGACCAGCACCATCAGTGACACCCTGCGGCGGAAGAAGCTGCCCAAGTGGTCCTTCGTGGAAGCGTTCGTCTCGGCCTGCGGGGGAAGCGGGACGGACACGGCGGCATGGGGCCGCGCCTGGGAACTCGTCAAGGCCCAGGAACTGCTGGGAGACGCGCCTGCCTTGAGCGATGGAGCACGCCGTGCGGAACAGGGGCTGAACGCCGAGGAGGCCACCGGGCAGGTCGCCCAGACCTTAGATCATCTGAGACACGGAGCCTCGATTCCGAAGCAGCCCACCTGGTTGCGCAAGGCGGTGGAGGAGGAGACCACGTCGACGAAGTGA
- a CDS encoding glutathione-independent formaldehyde dehydrogenase: protein MKAVVYKGPFTVAVEDVPKPGIQHPNDVIVRVTSTAICGSDLHMYEGRTAAEPGIVFGHENMGIIEETGQGVTALKEGDRVVMPFNVACGFCTNCVEGFTGFCQTVNPGFAGGAYGYVAMGPWMGGQAEYLRVPYADFNCLKLPQGNEHETDFMLLADIFPTGYHGCELAQVRPGESVAVYGGGPVGLMAAYSALLRGARKVFVVDRVPERLQKAREIGAVPIDFAEGDPVEQIKEQTEGIGTDKGVDAVGYQAMAHGKDQEEPATVLNSLVGTVRATGALGVPGLYVPADPGGPDEQAKHGMLLVSIGKLFEKGLRMGTGQCNVKRYNRHLRDMIIEGRAKPSFVVSHELPLDQAPSAYDKFDKRIEGYTKVVLHPNT from the coding sequence ATGAAGGCCGTCGTCTACAAGGGACCGTTCACCGTCGCGGTCGAGGACGTTCCGAAACCGGGGATACAGCACCCCAACGACGTGATCGTACGCGTCACATCCACCGCGATATGCGGCTCCGACCTGCACATGTACGAGGGCCGGACGGCGGCGGAGCCCGGCATCGTGTTCGGGCACGAGAACATGGGGATCATCGAGGAGACCGGCCAGGGCGTCACCGCGCTCAAGGAGGGCGACCGTGTGGTCATGCCCTTCAATGTCGCCTGCGGATTCTGTACCAATTGCGTCGAGGGATTCACAGGATTCTGCCAGACCGTCAACCCGGGCTTCGCAGGCGGCGCATACGGATACGTCGCCATGGGGCCCTGGATGGGCGGCCAGGCCGAGTACCTGCGGGTGCCCTATGCCGACTTCAACTGCCTGAAGCTGCCCCAGGGGAACGAGCACGAGACGGACTTCATGCTGCTCGCCGACATCTTTCCCACCGGGTACCACGGCTGCGAACTCGCTCAGGTACGCCCCGGCGAAAGCGTCGCCGTGTACGGAGGCGGTCCGGTCGGGCTGATGGCCGCCTACTCCGCCCTGCTGCGCGGCGCGAGGAAGGTCTTCGTCGTGGACCGGGTACCGGAACGGCTGCAGAAGGCCCGGGAGATCGGGGCTGTACCGATCGACTTCGCCGAAGGCGACCCGGTCGAGCAGATCAAGGAGCAGACCGAGGGCATCGGCACGGACAAGGGCGTGGACGCCGTCGGCTACCAGGCGATGGCGCACGGCAAGGACCAGGAGGAACCGGCGACCGTGCTGAACTCGCTGGTCGGTACGGTGCGGGCGACCGGGGCGCTGGGCGTGCCAGGACTGTACGTGCCCGCCGATCCGGGTGGCCCCGACGAGCAGGCCAAACACGGGATGCTGCTGGTCTCGATCGGCAAGCTCTTCGAGAAGGGACTGCGGATGGGCACCGGGCAGTGCAACGTGAAACGTTACAACCGCCATCTTCGCGACATGATCATCGAGGGCAGGGCGAAGCCCAGCTTCGTCGTCTCCCATGAACTGCCCCTGGACCAAGCACCGTCGGCGTATGACAAGTTCGACAAGCGGATCGAGGGCTACACCAAGGTCGTGCTGCACCCGAACACCTGA